In the genome of Pseudarthrobacter sp. IC2-21, one region contains:
- a CDS encoding AAA family ATPase — MTMTTEQAEWFAGTFDKLVANVGQAVLGKEHVIRLTFTAMLSEGHILFEDAPGTGKTMLARAMAATVQGSNNRIQFTPDLLPSDVTGVTIYDQKTQKFEFHKGPIFNNIVLADEINRASPKTQSALLEVMEESRVTVDGVTYEAGRPFMVMATQNPIEQAGTYRLPEAQLDRFLMKTSIGYPDHASTVRLLGGSNLKDRSKEITAVITTQAVADMADLAATVHVDTAVLEYISRLCEETRNAPESRLGVSVRGAIAMVRAAKVWAAGQGRNFVLPDDVKDLATVVWTHRFVMDPEAEFAGATAEAVLARVLADVAAPQQRATV, encoded by the coding sequence ATGACCATGACCACCGAGCAGGCCGAATGGTTTGCAGGCACTTTTGACAAGCTCGTTGCCAACGTGGGGCAGGCGGTGCTGGGCAAGGAACACGTCATCCGGCTGACGTTCACCGCCATGCTGTCCGAGGGGCACATCCTGTTTGAGGATGCCCCCGGCACAGGCAAGACCATGCTGGCCAGGGCAATGGCCGCCACCGTGCAGGGCTCGAACAACCGCATCCAGTTCACCCCGGACCTCCTGCCCTCGGACGTCACCGGTGTGACCATCTACGACCAGAAGACGCAGAAGTTTGAGTTCCACAAGGGCCCGATCTTCAACAACATCGTCCTGGCCGATGAAATCAACCGTGCCTCGCCCAAGACCCAGTCGGCGCTGCTGGAAGTCATGGAAGAATCCCGGGTCACCGTGGACGGCGTAACCTATGAGGCCGGCCGGCCGTTTATGGTGATGGCCACGCAGAACCCGATCGAGCAGGCCGGCACCTACCGCCTGCCGGAGGCCCAACTGGACCGCTTCCTGATGAAGACGTCCATCGGGTACCCGGACCACGCGTCCACGGTCAGGCTGCTGGGCGGCTCCAACCTCAAAGACCGTTCCAAGGAAATCACCGCGGTCATCACCACGCAGGCCGTCGCCGACATGGCTGACCTCGCGGCCACCGTCCACGTGGACACGGCTGTCCTGGAATACATTTCCCGGCTCTGCGAGGAGACCCGCAACGCGCCCGAGAGTCGCTTGGGGGTCTCCGTGCGCGGGGCCATCGCCATGGTGCGGGCGGCCAAGGTCTGGGCTGCGGGCCAGGGACGCAACTTTGTCCTCCCGGACGACGTCAAGGACCTGGCAACAGTGGTCTGGACCCACCGCTTCGTGATGGACCCGGAAGCGGAGTTCGCCGGGGCTACGGCGGAGGCTGTCCTGGCCCGGGTGCTGGCCGACGTCGCGGCGCCGCAGCAGCGCGCCACCGTCTGA
- a CDS encoding DUF58 domain-containing protein, producing the protein MSSGTPLIRLAERLREPFHRNGKATRLHPASVWAEASGTAALALAPAWEKIRGLWLRYAWPVLSVVSVLGWSVLAGAILLWTAGQAFGWQEAKAAAIAAFVLFLIAIGFVLGRSSYGVILDLARTRVAVGDSAVGSIAVSNTSTRPLLPAALELPVGNATAVFHLPRMKPQQVHEDLFTIPTARRAVIVVGPVRSVRADPLHLLRRQVMWTEPEDLFVHPRTVALAGSAAGFIRDLEGMPTTDLSSADVSFHALRDYVPGDDRRHIHWKTTARTNKLMVRQFEETRRAHLAISLSINTDEYASEQEFEMAISAAASIGRQAIREQRELDVLTQKGPLRCETGRNLLDDMTRIVGAPMRRTAVDLARTLADTVPNASVVFFVVGSNVTPSQLRSAAASVPPGVRSLAVRLQVGAAPGRANIADLTVLTLGDLADLAIVLRKAAA; encoded by the coding sequence ATGTCCAGCGGCACTCCGTTGATCCGGCTTGCTGAACGCCTCCGGGAACCCTTCCACCGGAACGGCAAAGCCACCAGGCTGCACCCGGCGTCCGTCTGGGCCGAGGCCAGCGGCACCGCGGCCCTTGCCCTCGCTCCGGCATGGGAAAAGATCCGGGGCCTGTGGCTGCGCTACGCGTGGCCTGTGCTCTCTGTGGTCAGCGTCCTGGGCTGGTCCGTGCTGGCCGGCGCCATCCTGCTGTGGACTGCTGGCCAGGCGTTCGGGTGGCAGGAAGCGAAGGCCGCTGCCATCGCGGCGTTTGTCCTCTTCCTCATCGCCATCGGATTCGTCCTGGGCCGGTCCTCGTACGGCGTGATCCTGGACCTGGCCCGCACGCGGGTGGCTGTGGGGGACAGTGCGGTGGGAAGCATCGCCGTCTCCAACACGTCCACGCGTCCGCTGCTGCCAGCCGCCCTGGAACTGCCGGTGGGCAACGCCACCGCCGTCTTCCACCTGCCCCGGATGAAACCGCAGCAAGTACATGAGGACCTGTTCACCATCCCCACGGCCCGGCGCGCCGTCATCGTGGTGGGACCCGTTCGGTCCGTCCGGGCAGACCCGCTGCACCTGCTCCGACGCCAGGTCATGTGGACCGAGCCGGAAGACCTCTTCGTCCACCCCAGGACCGTGGCCCTGGCCGGTTCCGCCGCCGGCTTCATCCGCGACCTCGAAGGCATGCCCACCACTGACCTGTCCAGCGCCGATGTGTCCTTCCACGCGCTGCGCGACTACGTCCCGGGGGATGACCGCCGGCACATCCACTGGAAGACCACCGCCCGGACCAACAAGCTCATGGTGCGCCAGTTCGAGGAAACCCGGCGCGCCCACCTGGCCATCTCGCTGTCCATCAACACGGACGAATACGCCTCCGAGCAGGAATTCGAAATGGCCATCTCGGCGGCCGCATCAATCGGGCGGCAGGCCATCCGCGAGCAGCGCGAACTTGACGTCCTGACCCAGAAGGGCCCGCTTCGCTGCGAAACTGGCCGGAACCTGCTGGATGACATGACACGGATCGTCGGGGCACCCATGCGCCGCACCGCCGTCGACCTCGCCCGGACGCTGGCCGACACGGTACCCAACGCTTCGGTGGTGTTTTTTGTGGTGGGCAGCAATGTGACACCGTCACAGCTCCGCTCGGCGGCTGCGTCCGTGCCGCCGGGAGTGCGGAGCCTGGCGGTGCGCCTCCAGGTCGGGGCAGCCCCGGGCCGCGCCAACATTGCCGACCTGACGGTGCTGACGCTCGGTGACCTCGCCGACCTCGCCATCGTCCTCAGAAAGGCAGCCGCATGA
- a CDS encoding transglutaminaseTgpA domain-containing protein: MSTASDLRPRTSPRRHESAFADGQPVWHFMLDAGALAVLLGLGVLGFSLSFGGDPYYLISGFGGIVLGLGIAALNAHLRLGLLITTALALGAYLLFGTVLAVPDAAIAGFLPSLDSLRTLLLGVVFAWKDMLTVGVPVGSAGGVLIVPFLSSLLTALVAGLLTWRLKSPYWPLLPVLALFVTGIAFSTNAAFLTVERGIGLTVVAIAWATFRRDALRRSDTRKVSVNSPQADAAAAQRAKLRRLGTAAAVIAASVAITAVAAPLVTGSSDRKVLRNVVVPPFDPKDYVTPLASFRTFVKDRKDDTLFVVKGLPKDGRVRLGALDAFNGTNYTMDPNGSGSFSKVGDTKSINTLADTSSVVPTRDYAMDIAIEGYQGYFVPGGRKTTGLSFNQSASAAASGLYFNAGTDTAVTTQGLSQGDSYSVQVSDPVKLEHGQLTQYDFAKVTLPDALEVPPVVGSQANDLSADAPTPIDRVRQIEAHFQKTGAFSNGLVTEGQLPSVSGHSSSRIRNLLTAKQMLGDDEQYAVSMSLMLRHLGIPSRVVMGFYPEPTSPENGAGEVRITGKDVHAWVEVAFDRVGWVSFDPTPPKDNIPIPPDPENKSKPKPQVLQPPPPPQEPVDLPTDSSPDALDADEKKNNPWLFWGALLGALGMALIPLAVLALPLLLIAFLKSRRRKARFTEGHPAQRVGGGWNEVLSLATDMGAGIDPRSTRRESAAVVADAFPASGQRTTLLANRADASIFGAGQPTEEEVREYWVIVDGSLKEISGTVGFWRRQRARFSPRSLLADGRAALKLRSARLGLGRLARPTDETAVLRNPGRKNPTDS, translated from the coding sequence ATGAGCACCGCGTCTGATCTCCGGCCCCGGACCTCCCCGCGGCGGCATGAGTCCGCCTTCGCCGACGGCCAGCCCGTCTGGCACTTCATGCTCGACGCCGGCGCCCTCGCCGTGCTGCTCGGGCTCGGCGTCCTGGGGTTCAGCCTCAGCTTCGGCGGCGATCCCTACTACCTGATCTCCGGGTTCGGCGGCATCGTCCTGGGCCTGGGCATTGCAGCCCTCAACGCGCACCTTCGCCTGGGCCTGCTGATCACCACAGCCCTCGCGCTGGGCGCCTACCTGCTTTTCGGGACGGTCCTCGCTGTGCCGGACGCCGCCATCGCGGGGTTCCTTCCCAGCCTCGACTCGCTGCGTACGCTGCTGCTGGGTGTGGTGTTCGCCTGGAAGGACATGCTCACGGTGGGCGTTCCGGTGGGATCCGCCGGCGGGGTACTGATTGTCCCGTTCCTGAGTTCGCTGCTCACGGCGCTTGTTGCCGGCCTGCTGACCTGGCGCCTGAAAAGCCCGTACTGGCCGTTGCTCCCGGTGCTTGCGCTCTTTGTGACCGGCATTGCCTTCAGCACCAACGCCGCCTTCCTGACAGTTGAGCGCGGCATTGGACTGACCGTCGTCGCTATTGCCTGGGCCACGTTCCGCCGCGACGCGCTGCGCCGCAGTGATACCCGGAAGGTCTCAGTGAACAGCCCGCAGGCAGACGCTGCCGCGGCTCAGCGGGCAAAGCTGCGCAGGCTCGGGACTGCCGCCGCCGTCATCGCAGCCAGCGTGGCCATCACGGCGGTGGCGGCGCCACTGGTCACCGGTAGCAGCGACCGCAAGGTCCTGCGCAACGTTGTGGTTCCGCCGTTCGATCCCAAGGACTACGTCACGCCGCTGGCAAGTTTCCGGACCTTCGTCAAAGACCGGAAGGATGACACACTCTTTGTAGTCAAGGGGCTTCCCAAGGACGGCAGGGTCCGGCTGGGCGCCCTGGATGCCTTCAACGGCACCAACTACACCATGGACCCGAACGGCTCCGGCAGCTTCAGTAAGGTCGGCGACACCAAGTCCATCAACACCCTGGCGGACACGTCCAGCGTGGTGCCCACCCGCGACTACGCCATGGACATCGCCATCGAGGGCTACCAGGGCTACTTTGTCCCGGGCGGCCGGAAGACCACCGGCCTCAGTTTCAACCAGAGCGCGTCAGCCGCTGCCTCCGGCCTGTACTTCAACGCGGGCACGGACACCGCCGTCACCACCCAGGGCCTGTCCCAGGGGGATTCCTACAGCGTGCAGGTTTCGGATCCCGTGAAGCTCGAGCACGGCCAGCTGACGCAGTACGACTTCGCGAAGGTCACCCTCCCGGATGCCCTCGAGGTCCCGCCGGTGGTTGGCTCCCAGGCCAATGACCTCTCCGCCGATGCCCCCACCCCGATTGACCGCGTCCGGCAGATCGAAGCGCATTTCCAGAAGACCGGGGCGTTCAGCAACGGGCTGGTCACCGAGGGCCAGCTGCCGAGCGTCTCCGGCCACAGTTCGTCGCGCATCAGGAACCTGCTGACCGCCAAGCAGATGCTCGGCGACGACGAACAGTACGCCGTGTCCATGTCCCTGATGCTCCGGCACCTGGGCATCCCCTCCCGCGTGGTCATGGGTTTCTACCCCGAGCCCACCAGCCCCGAGAACGGCGCCGGTGAAGTCAGGATCACGGGCAAGGACGTGCACGCCTGGGTGGAAGTTGCCTTCGACCGCGTGGGCTGGGTCAGCTTCGACCCCACCCCGCCCAAGGACAACATCCCCATCCCGCCTGACCCGGAAAACAAGTCCAAGCCGAAGCCGCAGGTGCTGCAGCCGCCGCCCCCGCCGCAGGAGCCGGTGGACCTGCCCACGGACTCCTCGCCGGATGCGCTTGACGCGGACGAGAAGAAAAACAACCCGTGGCTGTTCTGGGGCGCCCTGCTGGGTGCCCTGGGCATGGCGCTGATCCCGCTCGCTGTCCTCGCGCTGCCGCTGCTGCTGATCGCGTTCCTCAAATCACGACGCCGGAAGGCGCGTTTCACCGAAGGGCACCCTGCGCAGCGGGTCGGCGGGGGCTGGAACGAGGTCCTGAGCCTGGCTACGGACATGGGCGCCGGAATCGATCCCCGTTCCACCCGGCGCGAAAGCGCGGCGGTGGTGGCGGACGCGTTCCCCGCCTCCGGACAGAGAACCACCCTGCTGGCGAACCGGGCGGATGCCTCCATCTTCGGGGCCGGCCAGCCCACCGAGGAAGAGGTCCGGGAGTATTGGGTCATCGTGGACGGGTCCCTGAAGGAGATCAGCGGCACCGTCGGCTTCTGGCGCCGCCAGCGGGCCCGGTTCTCGCCCCGGTCCCTGCTGGCCGACGGCCGCGCTGCCCTGAAGCTGCGTAGTGCGCGGTTAGGCTTGGGTCGATTGGCGCGTCCGACTGATGAGACCGCCGTTCTGCGGAACCCTGGCAGGAAGAACCCTACTGACTCATGA
- a CDS encoding RDD family protein, whose translation MTTEPERCQRCRQLIRGGATFCTSCGAPLPNRSARSGRNVDPAQRASMESAAPHAAQIPGTIPVVQTAPGGGTGMAATLELVPATAGKRLGAAVLDWLAPVAVLVVTFAIGFAGITRTQSGGFIIYDTSSLVLFGSIGLGLTVVYLVVLAGMEARSGATIGNKAMGIRSADQDGYAPGTGAVFLRGLVTGAGIILTLLAAVLIVIFKWFDPALFILGPLVLIAAAWAVLVVVSNTWDANGRLRGWHDLAAKTLVFDVNTGRNPITSGGMQGPYSFAPLDLPPVQPVASPVARPAPAAQYAAPSAPAQPAAAQPAAAQPAPAQPRPAAQTYAPPSFSPPAAPPSFSPPAAAASFHPPVPAAPTLPVPAPDAAHPDAAHPDDDVDRTQMRGGAALAVPVAVLRIKLDDGRDFQLDRNVLVGRNPVGHAGEQQAQLLAVTDPGRSISKTHLHLLTDGAGIWVTDRNSTNGSAVTTPDGRRTPLQPGVPAFVSPGSTVHFGDRSFHLGQA comes from the coding sequence ATGACAACCGAGCCCGAGCGGTGCCAGCGGTGCCGGCAACTGATCCGCGGCGGTGCCACGTTCTGCACCTCCTGCGGTGCCCCGCTGCCCAACAGGTCGGCCCGCAGCGGACGCAACGTGGACCCTGCCCAGCGGGCCTCGATGGAAAGCGCCGCCCCGCATGCAGCGCAGATTCCCGGTACTATCCCGGTAGTACAAACGGCTCCAGGGGGAGGAACGGGAATGGCAGCCACTCTTGAACTGGTTCCAGCCACGGCCGGCAAAAGGCTTGGCGCCGCAGTACTGGACTGGCTGGCACCTGTCGCGGTCCTGGTGGTGACTTTCGCCATCGGCTTCGCGGGCATCACCCGGACCCAAAGCGGCGGATTCATCATCTATGACACCAGTTCGCTGGTCCTGTTCGGCAGCATTGGCCTGGGGCTGACCGTGGTGTACCTGGTGGTCCTCGCGGGCATGGAGGCCCGGTCCGGAGCCACCATCGGCAACAAGGCCATGGGTATCCGCAGTGCCGACCAGGACGGCTACGCCCCCGGCACGGGCGCAGTTTTCCTGCGCGGCCTGGTGACGGGCGCCGGGATCATCCTGACGCTCCTCGCCGCCGTGCTGATCGTCATTTTCAAATGGTTCGACCCCGCGCTGTTCATCCTGGGACCGCTGGTTCTGATTGCTGCGGCATGGGCTGTCCTGGTGGTGGTTTCCAACACGTGGGACGCCAATGGCAGGCTCCGCGGCTGGCATGATTTAGCGGCCAAAACCCTGGTCTTCGACGTCAACACGGGCCGCAACCCCATCACGTCGGGGGGAATGCAGGGCCCGTACAGCTTCGCGCCCCTGGACCTGCCGCCCGTGCAGCCGGTGGCCTCTCCGGTGGCCCGGCCGGCCCCCGCCGCACAGTACGCTGCACCCTCCGCCCCCGCACAGCCAGCCGCCGCGCAGCCAGCCGCCGCACAGCCAGCTCCGGCACAGCCCCGGCCTGCGGCGCAGACGTATGCGCCGCCGTCGTTCTCCCCGCCCGCTGCGCCGCCGTCGTTCTCCCCGCCGGCTGCTGCAGCGTCGTTCCACCCCCCGGTGCCGGCGGCGCCTACCCTGCCGGTTCCCGCCCCCGACGCAGCACATCCCGACGCAGCGCATCCCGACGACGACGTGGACCGCACGCAGATGCGCGGAGGAGCGGCCCTGGCCGTCCCGGTCGCCGTGCTGCGGATCAAGCTCGACGACGGCCGGGACTTCCAGCTGGACCGCAACGTCCTGGTGGGGCGCAACCCCGTGGGCCACGCCGGGGAGCAGCAGGCCCAGCTCCTGGCCGTCACCGACCCCGGCCGTTCGATTTCCAAAACACACCTCCACCTGCTCACCGACGGCGCGGGCATTTGGGTGACGGACCGCAACTCCACCAACGGCAGCGCGGTCACCACTCCGGATGGCCGGCGCACGCCCCTGCAGCCGGGCGTGCCCGCATTCGTCAGCCCGGGATCCACTGTCCACTTTGGTGACCGCTCCTTCCACCTAGGACAGGCATGA
- a CDS encoding PP2C family protein-serine/threonine phosphatase — protein sequence MNPQPASVSPHAEEGSGLSLSYGYGTDRGLRRELNEDSFIASDPVFAVADGMGGHEAGEIASGMCVRALAAMPQLATGERTVTAAVLQQYLIRADNSIREATGARAGTTLTGAVVVEQMGMPYWLVLNIGDSRTYRLSQGNFDRISVDHSEVQELVDAGEITPEQATVHPRRHVVTRALGTGDETEADYWLLPVEEGDRILICSDGLTGELTDDHIFRILSTVAHPQDAVDALIQAALRNGGRDNVTVIVVDAKNVMNDAGIATTAPRPAAAAEEEVTLPRAGIVDAGRAADEDGTGEL from the coding sequence ATGAACCCTCAGCCCGCCAGTGTTTCCCCCCACGCAGAAGAAGGATCCGGGCTTAGCCTGAGCTACGGCTACGGCACCGATCGCGGACTGCGCCGGGAGCTCAACGAAGACTCCTTCATCGCCTCGGACCCGGTCTTTGCCGTGGCGGACGGCATGGGTGGACACGAAGCCGGGGAGATCGCCAGCGGCATGTGCGTCCGGGCGCTGGCGGCCATGCCGCAGCTGGCCACCGGAGAGCGCACCGTCACGGCCGCGGTGCTCCAGCAGTACCTGATCCGGGCCGACAACTCCATCCGGGAAGCCACCGGCGCCCGCGCGGGAACCACCCTGACGGGTGCCGTTGTGGTGGAGCAGATGGGGATGCCGTACTGGCTGGTCCTGAACATTGGCGATTCCCGGACGTACCGGCTGAGCCAAGGGAATTTCGACCGGATCAGCGTGGACCACTCCGAGGTCCAGGAACTTGTGGACGCCGGTGAAATCACACCCGAGCAGGCCACCGTCCATCCCCGCCGCCACGTGGTGACCCGGGCCCTGGGGACCGGCGACGAGACGGAAGCGGACTACTGGCTGCTGCCGGTCGAAGAAGGCGACCGGATCCTGATCTGCTCGGACGGCCTCACCGGTGAGCTGACGGACGATCACATCTTCCGGATCCTCAGCACCGTAGCCCACCCCCAGGATGCCGTTGACGCCCTGATCCAGGCCGCGCTTCGCAATGGCGGCCGGGATAACGTCACCGTGATCGTGGTTGACGCCAAGAACGTGATGAACGACGCCGGCATCGCCACCACTGCGCCGCGGCCCGCCGCTGCGGCGGAAGAGGAAGTGACGCTGCCGCGGGCAGGGATTGTTGACGCCGGCCGGGCTGCTGACGAAGACGGAACCGGGGAGCTCTAG
- a CDS encoding FHA domain-containing protein, which translates to MATAKYTAGTWLGVLRSRTVVLLGPETPPALVQSIWDLLGEAPEVHEVLHAVTSSFGVSLARMPSFGIVDFRDALRVFLRGDLDLTVQLPGGPVELNGRDVTTWSERRFDLPEWCRLTVGGGNGPGPHLPLIEGVVLLQSLTVAVTDAPAEAQDIEAQDVVVQGTMAHEPAAALQPIAALEPDIAQGADAAAPEVSAETVLGLMDDDSHDAAEAAEPGQGAQAEPSPDVEPAATGDQMPAHDLTGTYDHLWEKTVIRRIEDAAVRDEPEEPDAGPALATTPEPGARPEIPDLPVPAAPRPAEIAAPGVGGGLIDSVPWRTGAGSVPAAQAPPSFTPAPAPAPAAAPAPAPVPTTAPATDPAADPGGFDGDHDGQTIMKSDLAATNAPAAPEEPVPGAGPLVLALVCGSGHANPPTHAQCAVCGSPLPPDAIQVARPRLGRMRVSTGELVDLDQSLVIGRQPSVSRVQGGVMPRLVQVASPGGDISRSHVEVRLEGWHVMLCDLKATNGTVLVREGQQPRRLAQNEMAILLDGDIAELGDDISLRFEEIL; encoded by the coding sequence ATGGCCACTGCCAAGTACACAGCAGGCACCTGGCTGGGCGTCCTTCGTTCGCGCACCGTTGTCCTCCTGGGGCCGGAGACCCCGCCGGCGCTCGTCCAGTCCATCTGGGACCTGCTGGGGGAGGCTCCGGAAGTGCATGAAGTCCTTCATGCGGTCACCAGCAGCTTCGGGGTTTCCCTGGCCAGGATGCCGTCCTTTGGCATCGTGGATTTCCGTGACGCGCTGCGGGTGTTCCTCCGCGGTGACCTGGACCTGACGGTGCAGCTGCCCGGCGGCCCTGTGGAGCTGAATGGACGGGATGTCACCACCTGGAGCGAGCGGCGCTTCGACCTGCCCGAGTGGTGCCGGCTGACCGTGGGCGGCGGCAATGGGCCCGGGCCACACCTGCCGCTCATTGAAGGCGTGGTCCTGCTGCAGTCGCTGACCGTGGCAGTGACGGATGCCCCGGCTGAAGCGCAGGACATCGAAGCGCAGGACGTCGTGGTGCAGGGAACCATGGCACACGAGCCTGCCGCTGCGCTTCAGCCCATTGCAGCACTGGAGCCCGACATTGCGCAGGGCGCAGACGCAGCTGCACCGGAGGTCTCGGCGGAGACAGTACTGGGGCTCATGGACGACGACTCCCACGACGCCGCGGAGGCAGCCGAGCCCGGGCAGGGGGCTCAGGCAGAACCTTCACCGGACGTCGAACCTGCTGCCACAGGCGACCAGATGCCGGCCCACGACCTGACCGGCACGTACGACCATCTGTGGGAAAAGACCGTGATCCGCCGCATCGAGGACGCCGCGGTACGCGACGAGCCTGAGGAACCCGACGCCGGCCCGGCCCTGGCAACAACACCTGAACCTGGCGCCCGGCCGGAAATTCCGGACCTCCCTGTACCCGCCGCACCCCGTCCGGCTGAGATCGCTGCCCCCGGCGTCGGCGGCGGACTCATTGATTCGGTCCCGTGGCGCACCGGAGCGGGCAGCGTGCCTGCCGCCCAGGCCCCGCCATCGTTCACCCCGGCCCCGGCGCCCGCCCCCGCAGCGGCACCGGCCCCCGCCCCTGTTCCCACCACAGCTCCCGCCACCGACCCGGCCGCAGATCCCGGCGGGTTCGACGGGGACCATGACGGCCAGACCATCATGAAGAGCGACCTGGCGGCCACGAATGCACCCGCTGCCCCGGAGGAACCTGTCCCCGGGGCAGGCCCCCTGGTCCTGGCCCTGGTCTGCGGCAGCGGCCATGCCAACCCGCCCACCCACGCCCAGTGTGCCGTGTGCGGTTCACCGCTGCCGCCGGACGCCATCCAGGTTGCCCGGCCACGGCTGGGACGGATGCGCGTGTCCACGGGTGAACTCGTGGACCTGGACCAGTCACTGGTGATCGGCCGGCAGCCGTCCGTTTCCCGCGTGCAGGGCGGCGTGATGCCCCGGCTGGTCCAGGTTGCCAGCCCCGGCGGCGACATTTCGCGTTCCCACGTTGAAGTCCGGCTCGAGGGCTGGCACGTGATGCTGTGCGACCTGAAAGCCACCAACGGCACGGTCCTGGTCCGCGAGGGTCAACAGCCGCGCCGCCTGGCCCAGAACGAGATGGCCATCCTGCTCGACGGCGACATTGCGGAACTGGGCGACGACATCTCACTGCGTTTTGAGGAGATTCTTTGA